In Acidovorax sp. 106, the following proteins share a genomic window:
- a CDS encoding FG-GAP repeat protein translates to MQRLPHLSRTLTFIACLATAATTAYAQPPTYARTEAAVAALFPQRTFVEWTSATGDWNGDGVPDLALILNEVNGPTDRPMEIRLVVLAGAPGGPDGHYAPLSASASYCRAQKFFNLEAKGTSLFVTAVDKAEDQNSGNTTLQFRFNPRLGDFELIGKETVWTSGKEGGRSSVNYLTGKFITSERVKGRLKVSKEKHFAVPSLAVLKGFDCDVYDDGTP, encoded by the coding sequence ATGCAACGCCTTCCCCACCTTTCACGCACCCTGACCTTCATCGCCTGCTTGGCCACTGCGGCGACCACGGCATACGCGCAGCCCCCGACATATGCCCGCACCGAGGCAGCCGTTGCCGCACTGTTCCCGCAACGGACCTTTGTGGAGTGGACCTCTGCCACCGGCGACTGGAACGGCGACGGCGTGCCAGACCTCGCACTGATCCTCAACGAAGTCAACGGCCCTACAGACCGGCCCATGGAGATCCGCCTCGTGGTTCTGGCGGGTGCGCCGGGCGGCCCTGACGGGCACTACGCGCCCCTGTCTGCCTCTGCCAGCTATTGCAGGGCACAGAAGTTCTTCAACCTGGAGGCCAAAGGCACATCGCTGTTTGTCACAGCGGTGGACAAGGCGGAAGACCAGAACTCGGGCAACACCACCCTGCAATTCCGCTTTAACCCTCGGCTCGGCGACTTTGAGCTGATCGGCAAGGAGACAGTCTGGACCTCAGGCAAGGAAGGCGGCCGCAGCAGCGTCAACTACCTGACCGGCAAGTTCATCACCTCTGAACGGGTCAAGGGGCGCCTCAAGGTCAGCAAAGAAAAGCACTTTGCAGTGCCTTCTTTGGCGGTGCTGAAGGGGTTTGACTGTGATGTCTACGATGACGGGACGCCTTGA